The sequence CGAATCTATTTGGAACAGGGAAGTCTGGCGCTAGCAGCATTTGTCACAGGCATTATGGCTGGATTTTTCTGGACGTACACCTTTAATGTGAATCTAGCCATGTTGGAGGTAGACGGGGAAACTTATGCTACCGTTCAATCGCTGTTTAACGAAAATGTACGGCACCCAATGTTTTTTACTTTTTTCTTTGGTGGTGGTGCCGTATCTTTGCTTGCCCTAGCAGCGAACTGGCGGCGCGATCGCACTCTACCTTTTTGGCTTATTATAGCAGCAGGTGCGTTGTATGTGGGTGGCATCATCATTTTTACGGCTAAGGTCAATTTGCCCTTAAATGACTACACCGAATCTTGGAATCCGCAAGCACTTCCCACTGATTGGAAAGCGACTCGTGATGCCTGGAACGAAGCCAATGCCCTGCGTACTG is a genomic window of Geitlerinema sp. PCC 9228 containing:
- a CDS encoding DUF1772 domain-containing protein, translating into MRKRIYLEQGSLALAAFVTGIMAGFFWTYTFNVNLAMLEVDGETYATVQSLFNENVRHPMFFTFFFGGGAVSLLALAANWRRDRTLPFWLIIAAGALYVGGIIIFTAKVNLPLNDYTESWNPQALPTDWKATRDAWNEANALRTGTSALSFILYLVALAIHPSKRH